From one Eriocheir sinensis breed Jianghai 21 chromosome 58, ASM2467909v1, whole genome shotgun sequence genomic stretch:
- the LOC126984990 gene encoding glutamate-rich protein 3-like — protein MRVGSAEGERGDYCSLRDVHLAHYFSRADVVSHLVHMGLVRRTGEVVTEKEWRRAYAKQQREEREREKEAHRRRLQEAEEAARRRITEKIRRKEARRTLRAALEGEWQRMCILEDAHKDPGKPPDAAYTQQEGRDAKEGPGQRQSPGEDGVLHFDIVWNYRPASSTTDGAATSSVTPGASDSSLGAPFGLGRARGHTPDKFLPRARTRGRRHVVGEPYVASLGPHPSPRYLHILRPTNNCKEVWARLCPPQPEASRLPRPAPSSAPHMRLVYAGGGAPCPTPTRLVLKQQPAGAHNVTVFQGTVCVGDEIEINSMRRANFPFSITIYENGVSTGRLSACCEHRYAKGSRLGGRSGHLRVLEVTGGEPCLSCQLRVVEKRHKARRRVRYKKTQDVISLDSDHTDYTPPETGSEAGSTGDTSSNSTQNEQGSEHHGSGSDADSPSPRSSNRLGLPGELHSPTGRRSHVSSDSCNGLSDQEVAEVLGVRIETERKDSQPFETVQGGLRSEAFRSEHLTDEAESQTRKKSLRNQRKQQSQTSNSVDETLSSSISGQHTASQGAGSNHDQESHRPERFKDIREKESAHAVDTKAPLSASYSYGSSWEEEEEEKEKEEKQDGEEEEEEVIDEEEDSGDSDSEGKYKTTPPPLPRRGDTDDDSDDDSEGGEDVAETAWTVDNSATINHTKTVVMHVCTSKRDVPPPQLSIGLHHLQSPEAL, from the exons gtgcggCGGACGGGGGAGGTGGTGACGGAGAAGGAGTGGCGGCGGGCGTACGCCAAGCAGCAGCGGgaggagcgggagagggagaaggaggcacaccggaggaggctgcaggaggcggaggaggcggccaGGAGAAGGATCACggagaagattaggaggaaggag GCCCGGAGAACCCTAAGAGCTGCGCTGGAAGGGGAGTGGCAGCGCATGTGTATTCTGGAGGACGCCCACAAGGACCCTGGAAAACCCCCGGACGCAGCATACAcccagcaggaaggaagagacgcCAAGGAGGGTCCAGGCCAGCGACAG TCCCCAGGCGAGGATGGTGTCCTTCACTTCGACATCGTGTGGAACTACCGCCCGGCCAGCAGCACCACGGACGGAGCTGCCACCTCCAGCGTGACTCCGGGGGCCTCAGACAGCAGCCTCGGCGCCCCGTTTGGCCTGGGGCGCGCCAGAGGACACACCCCTGACA AATTCCTTCCGCGGGCGAGGACGCGGGGCCGGCGGCACGTGGTGGGGGAGCCGTACGTGGCGTCCCTGGGGCCGCACCCGTCCCCGCGCTACCTTCACATCCTCCGGCCCACCAACAACTGCAAAGAG GTCTGGGCGAGACTGTGCCCCCCGCAGCCTGAAGCAAGCCGCTTGCCCCGTCCCGCTCCCTCCTCGGCCCCTCACATGAGACTAGTGTACGCGGGGGGCGGCGCGCCGTGCCCCACCCCCACCCGACTGGTCCTGAAGCAGCAGCCGGCCGGAGCCCACAACGTGACGGTGTTCCAGGGCACGGTTTGTGTTGGAG ATGAGATTGAGATCAACTCTATGAGGCGCGCCAACTTTCCCTTCTCGATCACCATCTACGAGAACGGGGTGTCCACGGGCAGACTGAGCGCCTGCTGCGAGCACCGCTACGCCAAAGGGAGCCGCCTTGGAGGACGCTCGGGACACCTTAGAGTTCTTGAGGTCACTGGAGGGGAGCCCTGCCTCAG TTGTCAGCTGCGAGTGGTGGAGAAGCGACACAAGGCTCGCCGCCGCGTCCGCTACAAGAAGACACAGGACGTCATCTCTCTGGACAGTGACCACACGGATTACACCCCGCCGGAAACAG GAAGCGAGGCCGGCAGTACCGGTGACACGAGCAGCAACAGCACCCAAAATGAGCAAGGCTCAGAACATCACGGCAGCGGCAGTGACGCGGACAGCCCGTCGCCCAGATCCTCAAATCGTCTGGGCTTACCTGGAGAGTTACATTCACCAACCGGACGACGAAGTCACGTGTCCAGTGATTCCTGCAACGGGCTATCAGATCAAGAGGTGGCGGAAGTCCTAGGTGTGAGGatcgagacagagagaaaagattCACAACCATTTGAAACAGTGCAAGGAGGATTACGCAGCGAGGCTTTTAGGTCAGAACACCTTACTGATGAAGCCGAGAGCCAGACTCGAAAAAAAAGTCTGAGGAATCAGAGGAAACAGCAGTCCCAGACCTCAAATAGCGTAGATGAAACACTCAGTAGTAGTATCTCTGGCCAGCACACCGCCAGCCAGGGTGCTGGATCGAATCACGACCAGGAGTCACACCGCCCCGAGAGGTTCAAGGACATAAGGGAGAAAGAGTCCGCCCACGCCGTCGACACAAAAGCACCGCTTTCTGCATCCTATTCCTACGGGAGCtcctgggaagaggaggaggaggaaaaggagaaagaagagaagcaggatggagaggaggaggaggaagaagtaatcgacgaggaagaggacagtGGAGACAGTGATTCAGagggaaaatataaaacaactccacctccacttccaagACGAGGAGACACAGATGACGACAGTGATGACGACtctgaaggaggggaagatgtgGCTGAAACA gcatggacggtggacAACAGTGCCacaatcaaccacaccaagaccgtgGTGATGCACGTCTGCACCTCCaaaagagatgtgccacctccgcagCTGTCAATTGGCttacaccacctccag tctcccgaggctctctga